The genomic window CGAGTCGGAGCTCTTCGGGCACGAGCGAGGGGCCTTCACGGGCGCCTCGTCCGAGCGCGCCGGTATCTTCGAGAAGAGCCGCGGCGGAACGGTCTTCCTCGACGAACTGGGGGAGCTGCCGCTCGACGTGCAGACGCGCCTGCTGCGGGTCCTCGACCGCCGGCAGATCCGCCGCGTGGGGGGCGACGCCGTGCGCAAGGTGGACGTGCGCATCGTCGCCGCCACGAACCGGGACCTGCGCGAGGAGGTGCGCCAGGGGCGCTTTCGCCAGGATCTCTATTTCCGCCTCTCCGTGGTGCGCATCAACGTGCCCCCGCTGCGCAAGCGGCTCGAAGACCTCCCGCTCCTCGCCGAGCACTTCCTCTGGCAGATGGGCTGCGTCAACCCGCCCGAGGTGCTCACCCCCGAGGTGCTCAAGGTGCTCCTCTCGCGCAAGTGGCCGGGGAACGTGCGCGAGCTCCGCAACGTGGTGGAGCGCTCGGTGGTGCTGGCGGACGAGGCCCCCTTCCAGGTGGACTCGGCGCAGCTCTCGGCCACCTCCGAGGAGGAGGGGCTGACCGACGAGGAGCGCGGGGCCGCACACCGTCCGGTGACCACGCCGAGCGGCGCCGCAAACTGGCTCGCTCCGGCGGTACCGGCCGGCTTCCTCGACCAGCCCTACAAGGGGGCGAAGGAGTCGCTGCTCCAGCTCTTCGAGGAGCTCTACCTCTCGCGCCTCTACGAGCGCTACGGCCACAACATCTCGCGCATCGCGAGAGACGCGGGGGTCGACCGCCAGCTCGTGCGCCGGCTCCTGCGCAAGCACGGCCTTCCGGAGGAACCGTGAGCGCGCGAGCCTCCCTCGCGCGGGCGCTCCTTGGGGTCGCGCTGGCTCTCGCCGCACCCGCGCGGGTTCTCGCGGACGGTGGGGCCGGCATCCTGCGCGTCGCCGCGCCGGCGCGACACGCGGCGCGTCTCGAGGTCTCTCTCGGGCGTGCGGTAGCCGAGGCCGGACGTCCGGGGGTGCTCGCTCCGGCCGAGCTGAGCGTGCGACTCGGCGGCGCGGAGGGGGTGGCGCAGGCCGTGGAGGCCGCGGGGCAGAAGGTGGTCCACGCGGAGCAAGCCGCCCTGCGCATGGACCGAGCGGCGGCCGTGGCCTCCGCGACGCAGGCCGTGGCGCAGCTTCGCGCGGTCGGCGCCTCCAACCACGCGAGGCACTCGCTCGCGCAGGCGCACCTGGCGCTCGGTCAGGCGCTGCTCCTCTATCCGCCGGACCCCGACGGGGCGAAGGCCGCCTTCGGCGCGGCGGTAGAGCTCGAACCGGAGCTGGCCGTGGACCCCGACCGTATGGCACCGCGGGCCGCGCGCCTGCTCGAGGAAGCACGTCGCGCCCCGCGTGCGCCCAAGCCACCGCGCCGGGAGGAGCTCGCCGAGCTCGCCCAGCGCAGCCGGCTCGGGACGCTGGTGTGGGTCTCGGTGCAGCCGCGCGGGCCGGCGGAGGTCGAGGTGCAGGTCGCCGTGTACGAGCACTCCCGCGGCGCGGTGGCGGCCACGCTGCGACGGACGATGCCCGAGGGGACGCTGCTCGCGGGGAGCGCGGCGCTCGTCGTGCAGGCGCTCGGCGGAGCTCTCGGCGGGCCGCCGGCCCCGGGACTCGCGGCGGGCGCGGGAGGGCAGGGCGCCCCTCCGCCGGCCGCGAAGAGACGGTCCTGGTATCAGCACTGGTGGGTCTGGACCGTGGCCGGAGTCGTGGTGTCGGGCACGGCGGTCGCGCTCGGCGTGGGGCTGACGACCAGCCGTGGCGGGACTCCGACGCCTCCGGGCCCCGCGGGCTTCGACTTGCACCTCCACTTCTGAGGCAGGAAGGGACCACGTGAACCACGCGCTCCGTCGCATCGGAAGCCTCGTCGCCGCGAGCCTCTTTCTGGCGTGCGGAGAGGAGCCGGTCCAGGCCCCACCGGCCGCGCGGCTCGACGTGACCGTGGACCAGAGGGAGTGCAGGCCGGGTTGCACCGTGAACCGGTACACCGTCTACGTGCTCAAGGAGGGGGGGCACGAGGGCTGTATCTACAGGGAAGCGCCCGTGACCGCGCAGCCCGATCAGGTGCTGGCGGGCCTGCAGCTCACCGCGGGCTCGCAGATCCGCGTGGCGCTCGCGGCCTACTGCGGGGCCGACCGCTGTGCCAAGTGCCGCGCGAACAAGCCGCTCACCGTGGCCGACGGCGCGAAGCTCTCGCTCAAGCTCGAGATGATCTCCGACTGCAAGGTGGATTTGCCCGGCGACGACCGCTGTCCCTAAACATGGCCACCTTGGCCGCGATCCATCCCGGCGGGCTGTGTCGCGCCTGCGCTCCGGTGCTCACAGCGCAAAAAAGGCTGCTCCGCTCCGGTGCTCGGCGCTCCTTGCCTGCCGGGCGCCTCGCGGCCAATCCGGCCATGTTTGATCTCGAATTAGTGTGTTCTTGATCAAACTACACGGTCGCCGGTCACGCTCCGCGCAGCAGCCGGGCGAGGAGCTTCGCGCTCGCCACGAGGAGCACGAGCGCGTGGATGCGACGCAGCGTCCGCGCTTCGAGCCGCGCCGCGCCGAGCCAGCTCCCGGCGAGGCCCCCGATCACCGCCGCGCCGGCCAGCGGCAGGAAGGCGGTCGACAGGGGCGCGCCGCGCAAGAGGTGTCCCGCGAGGCCGAAGGCCGAGTTCACCACGATGAAGACCGCGGCCGCGCCGCTCGCCCCGCGCGGGTCCTGCCAGGCGGCCAGGATCAGGATCGGCGAGAGGAAGATGCCGCCGCCGATGCCCGTGAGGCCGGCGAGGAAGCCGAGCGCGCTACCGAGGAGCACGAGCCAGGGCCACGCGGGGGCCGGGCGCAACGCGTCCAGCCGCGCGGGAAGCCAGAGCCGGGCCGCCGCGACGAGGAGGGTGGCGCCGAGGAGCGGCATGTAGATCCGCTCGGGGAGCAGGATGAAGCCCCCGCCGAGGGCCGCCGGCACCGACCCCGCGCAGAGAGGGACGAGGAGCCGCCAGGGCACGGCGCCGCTCCGGCCGAAGCGCACGACGGCCACGCCGGCGACGAGGACGTTCATGGCCAGCGCCGTCGGCTTCATCACCGCCGCGGGCATGCCGAAGAGCGCGAAGAGGGCCAGGTACGCCGAGCCGCCTCCGTGCCCGCCCGCCGAGTAGAGCGCCGCCCCCAGCGCAACCGCCAGGCAGAGCAGCGACAGTCCGAGGGGCGCGGTCGGGTCCATGCCGCTACGAGGGCCCGCGGGTCAGGCCGGAAGCTCGGCGGGCGGATCGGAGAAGGCGTCGCTCTCGAGGAGGTGTCGCCGCAGGTAGCTCACGGTGTCGAGCAGCGTCTCCCCCGGGTCCCGCGTGGTGAAGCTGAGCTCGCGGCGCGCGCGGCCATCGTCCAGGTACCAGAAGTAGGTCGCCATCTCGACGCTCGTGTAATCCACTGGAGGGACGCGGTCGAAATGCCGGTAGAGGCTGTCCATCACGCGCGCCCCGAGGAGCGTCAGCCGGTCGGGGAGCTTCAACCGCGGCCCGGGGACCTTGGTAATGCGCGCGAGGCGTCCGAAGAACTCCGCGCAGGTCCAGTTCGGTCCGCCGAGCAGGTACTTCTCGCCGGGGCGCCCGCGCTCCATGGCCGCCACGAGCGCCGGGGCCACGTCTCGCGCGTCCACGAAGTTCATCCCTCCGGAGGGGACGACGGGGATCTCCTCCTTCAGGAAACGCAGGACGTCCTGCGTGGAGCTCAGCCGGTCGTCGCCCGGGCCGAGGAGCAGACTCGGGTTCACGGTCACGAGCTCCGGCCCCCCCTCGCACGCGCGCGCTGCGGTCTCCTCCTGATAGTACTTGCTGGCGTAGTAGGGCCAGCGTCCGATCAGCTCGAGCGGCGCGGCGTGGCTCTCGTCGGGGATCCGCAGCCCCGTCTCGGTCACGGCGAGCGTGCCGCTGGTCGAGACGAGCACGATGCGCCGCACCCGCGCCGCTTTCGCGGCCTCGCAGAGGTGGCGCGTCCCGTCCACGTGGATGGCGTGCATCAGCCGCGCGTCGTCGGGGCTGCGCGAGACCCGCCCCGCCAGGTGGTAGATCGTCTCGACCCCCGCGACCGCGCGCGTGGCGACCTCGGGCTCGGTGATCGAGCCCTGCACCACCTCCGCGCCGAGCGCCTCCAGCCAGCGCGGCGCCGGCCCGGTGGTGAGAACGCGCAACGTGCTCTCTCCTCGGGCGAGCAGGTGCTCGACGAGGTGTCGTCCCAGAAAGCCGGTTCCGCCGGTCACGAGGGTGCGCGTCATGCGAGGCCTCCGTCGGGGCCGAGCCGTTCACCATCCCAGAGGGCGCGCAGCGCGGAGGGGACGAAGGTCGCGTTCCGGCCGTCCCGGGCGCGCTCCACCAGGCGCTGCGTGGCGGCCGCCACCAGCCGGTAGCCTTCGCTCTTGGGCAGCCCGGAGACGAGCTCTTCTAGTCCCTCGTGGGGCATGAACTGGGCGATCGTGGCCCCCACCTTGCGGCCCTTCAACCAGACAGCCCCCTTCGGGAAGACGTCGAAGGTCCCCCAGATGTGCATCGGCAGGATGCCGACCTTGCCGTGGAGCGCGAGGTAGCCGAGGCTGGCCTTGAACTCGCCGAGCTCGCCCGTCGGAGAGCGCGTCCCCTCGGGGAAGATGAGCAGGTTGTAGCCGTGCTCCACCAGCTGGAGCGCGCGCTTGAGGGACTTGCGCAGCGACCCCGAGCGATCCATCGGCACGAGGTTGGTGAAGTTCTCGAAGTAGGCCCGCTTGTAGCGCTGGTCGAAGAAGTAGTCCGAGGCGGCCAGCGCGCAGAGGCTGTCGCCGGCCTCGCCGATGGCGAACTTGGCCAGCCCGATGTCCAGGTGCGAGCAGTGGTTCGGTGCGAGGATGAAGTTGCAGTGGGCCGGGATGTGCGCCTGACCGTCGAAGGAGGTCTCGAGGAGTCGCTCGTAGAGCCAGCGCTGGCCGGCGCCGAGGACCTTCCGGCCGACGCTCGCCACGACCTCGGGGATCTGGAGCTCGTCGCGCTCGACCGCCACGCTGGCCTCCGTCTCGTCGACCGGCGCGCGGCTCGGGCGCGTGCGCTGCGCTACGCCGGCGAGCTCGCGCACCGTGGCGATCCCGGTCAGGTCGTCCACGCCGCGCACGGTGGCCCCCGCGGCCTCGAGCGCCACGCCGAGCTCCGTGTACATCAGGCTGTCGAAGCCGAGCTCGTCGAGCCGCGTCGGCAACGCGATCCGGCCGCGTGGCCTCCCCGAGACCTGGGCCACGATGTCGAGCAGCCAGTCGTGCTCCGCCTCGCCGCCCCCCTCGCGGGCCCCATCCGTCTCGCCGTGTTTGTGCAGCCGCTGGAGCTCGGCTACGACCTCCCGCCGCTTGACCTTCTTCGTGGCCGTGCGCGGCAGCTCCCGGTCGCTGAGCTGCACCACCTTGATGCGCTTGAAGAAGGGGAGGCCCGCCGAGACGGAGCGCACGTGCTCGCGCACCCGCTCGCGCACCTCTTCCTTCTCCAGCGCTCCGTCGTGCTCGTAGTCCGGCACCACCAGCGCCGCCACGCGCTCGGCGGTCCCGTCGGGGAGCCCGACCACGCTCAGCTCCTTCACCCACGGCGAGGCGTAGAGCTCCTCGAGCTCGTCGGGGTAGACGTTCTTGCCGTTCGAATCGACGATCACTTCCTTGCTGCGGCCGACGATGTAGAGGTTCTTCTCCTCGTCGAGGTGCCCGAGGTCGCCCGTGTGGAGCCACCCCTCGCGGATCGTGGCGCGCGTGGCCTCCTGGTTCTGGAAGTACCCGGCCATCACGTTGTGCCCTCGGGCCACGACCTCGCCCACCCCGCGCTCGTCCGGCTCGAGGATCCGGACCTCCACGTGCGGGAGCGGCTGACCGACGGAGCCCGCGATGAGCCTGTGGCTCGGGCGTGCCACCGTCAGCACCGGTGAGGCCTCCGTCAGACCGTAGCCCTCGAGGAGCTGGAGCCCGAGGCCGTGGAAGGCGCGCTTCACGTCGTCGGCGAGGGCCGAGCCGCCGCTGATGAGGTACCGGATGCGACCGCCGAAAAGGCGGTGGATCGGGTAGAAGACGATGCGCCCGAGGTTGAGCCCGCTCTTGTCCCAGAGCCAGCTGTTGGCGCGCATCACCAGCTCGGCGGCCTGCTCGAGCACCACCGACCGCTCTCCGAGTCGGTTGCGGATGCGGCGCTGCAGGAGCTCCCAGAGGGCCGGGACCCCCACGATGGCCGTGGTGTGCCCCTCCTTGAGCGCGCTCGTGATCGCCTCGCCCGTGAGCTCCGGCAGGTAGGTGATCGCCGCGCCGCTGGCGAGCGGCATCAGCAGGCCGGCGGAGAACTCGAAGGTGTGGTGCAGGGGGAGGACGCTCAGCGAGCCGTCGTTCGGCGTGAAGTCGAAGACCGACGAGAGCTCCGACACCATGTAGGTGAAGTTCTTGTGCGTCAGCATCACCCCCTTCGGGTGACCCGAGGTCCCCGAGGTGAAGATCAGCGAGGCCACGGCGTCGCTCGCCACGCGGTCGGGGAGGCGGCTCTTGCGCGCGGTCTCCTCCTCGAGGAGCGGGAGCGCGAAGGCCTGGCTGAAGGTCCAGAGCTGGCTCTCCAACCCCGCGCCGCGGAGCGCCGCTTCCAGCCCGGCGTGCTTCTCGAGGAGCGCGTCGCTGATCAAGATCCCGCGGGCGGCGGCCGAGCGGGTGAGGTTGACGATCTCGTCGCGCGTGGACTCCTTGTCGATGGGCACGCAGGTCGCGCCGGCCTTGATCACCCCGAAGTAGGCCATGGCCCACTCGGGCCGGTTCTCGCTGAGCAGGAGCACGCGGTCGCTCGGGGCCACGCCCCCCTCGGCGAGAAAACCCGCCACGCGCGTCGCCAGCTCGTGGAGCTCCTCGTAGGTGTACTGGTCCCGGTGGCCGTCGCGCAGCATCCGGAGGGCCACCCGGTGGCGGTGCAGCTTGGTCGAGGTCTCGAAGAGCTCGAGCAGATGATTGTACGTGTAGGTCGACTTCGGCTTGGCGGCGAAGTCCTTCTCGAGCTCGGGGAAGACCCACTTGTGCAGCCCCGGGAAATGGACCTCCATCCAGTAGGCGTACCAGTCGAGCTCGTGCACCCCCCACGGCAGGAGCGCGCGCTCCTCGGCGGGGACGCGGCCGTGCAGCGCCCGCACGTTGTCCGCCCGGAAGATGTAGTGGTTCTCGACGGTGAAGGGGCGGTACATGTCGAAGGCGTCCTGCATGCTCCGCGTGACCTCTTCGGCGCGGTCCACCTTCTCCTTCAGCCGGTCCACGAGGTCGACCACATGACCGCCCCCCCAGCGGGGACGCAGGCGGTCGAGCGTCTCGCCGGCCTTCTTCGCCAGCCGGTTGAACATCGGCAGCGAGGTGCGGTCGAAGCGCTCGAGCGAGACGGGCTGGGCCTCCATGCGGGCCATCAGCTCGTTCACGACCCGATTGCCCGACTCCTTCTCCTGGTAGCGCTGGCGCTTGTGCAGCCCGAGGAGGGTGACGACCCGCCGCATGCGGATGGGGTTGTCGTCCCCCGAGCAGAGCTGGTGGACGAGCTTCGGCTGCTCGACGCAGGCCTGCGCGCCGACGAGGAGCAGCGTCGAGGCCACGTAGTCCACCGGGATGAGGTCCAGGATCAGCTTGTCCGACGAGGGGAAGAGGTTCTGCCCCTTGAGCGCGAGGAAGATGAGCGGGGCCGTGGTGGTGAAGCCCTCGTTCCAGCCGGCGAGCGGGAAGTGGACGGCGCTCTCCACGATGGCCGGGCGCACGATGGAGCGCACGATCCCCGTCTCGGCCACCACGAGCTGGTCCCCCATGGCCTTGGTGTAGCAATAGATGTTGGGCCAGCCCCAGCGCTGGGCGCGCTCCACGCCGAGCTGGGTCAGCCGGTCGCGGATCCAGTTCTTGCGCTCGCGGGCCTGCGCCAGCTTCACGTAGCGCTCGTTGTCCGGGTCGCGCCCTTCCTCGCGGAGGCGGAGGCGCGCGGCCACCAGGAACTGCGCCGCCTGGACCGCGTCGTCGGCCTCCTCGCGCACGCGCTCGGAGAGGCGGGCGCAATCGGCCAGCTCCTGCTCGACGGAGAAGCGTGCCCCCTCGAGCTCCTTCTGGCGCGGGAAGTAGCCTAAGACCTCCTCGTCCTCCCAGACCTCCCCCGAGCGGTTCCCCGCGACGAAGCAGGTGCTAACGTGCACCAGCGCAGGGCGCTTCATGCGCTTCGCGAAGGCGAGCAGGTTCTTCGTGCCGTGGACGTTCGTGCGCAGCGACTGGTCGAGCGCCGGGTTGAAGGTCACCTTGCCGGAGCTGTTCAGGATCACGTCCACGTCGTCGGCGATGGCCTGCGCCTGCTCGTCGGTGTAGCCCAGGTTGTCGAGCGTGACGTCGCCGCCGACCACGCGCACCTTGTCGCGCAGGAAGCCCTCGAGCGCGCCGCCGTAGCGTTCGCGGAGCACGTCGAAGACGGGGGAGCCCACCACGTCGGCCCAGAAGCGGGCCTCGCTGTCGGTGCCGCTGCCGGCCCGGCACATGGTGTAGACGCGGCCCACCCCGGGAAAGCGGTGGAGCAGCATGGCCAGGGTCACCTTCCCCAGGAACCCGGTGCCGCCGAGGAGAAAGACCCTGCGGCCGTTATAGATCTCGGTTGGGGAAAGGGTCGCCATGCACGCGTATCCTCGGGACGTGACAGGGCATTAACAGGAAGCCGCGGGGGGCGTCAACCAAGGGCGTCAACCAAGACGGACGCGCGCGCGCCGCGCGTGGGTCAGGGCCGGACCGTGATCGGGACGACCGCGTGGGCCCCGGACGGGTGCAGGGTGTGGTTGCTCTGCACGAGCGCGACGATCAGGTCGTGCTTGCCCTGCTGGGTGGTCCGCGGGATGTCCACCTCGATCTCTCCCTTGAAGCCGAGCGCGAGGTAGGCCCCCCTCCGGTCGTCGAGGAAGACGTGGTAGTGCCCCTCTCCCGTCTTGACCTCGGTGTTCTTTTCGGGGTCGACCAGCGCGAAGTTGGTGACGGTGATCGTCAGGCGCACTTTGTCGCCGCCTCGCAGGGTGGTGGGGTTTGCCGTGGCCGAGACCTGCGGCTGCGCCGAGGGGACGAAGCCCGACGGCCGGCAGACGTGCTTCAGGCCCTCCGCCCGGCAGACCAGCCCCTCGGGGCACTTCCCCTCGTTACAGGTGAACCCGCCGTCGCCGTAGTCCGGGTTGAAGCAGCCCGCGGCGGAGGTGACTGCGAGCGCGGCGAGGAGGATGCCTCTGAGGCGGCGCGTGCGTAGGGTCATGGCGTCACCTCAGAACCGGAAGGCGGCGTGGAGGCCCGCCCCGTGGGGACCGAAGAGCGGTGCGATGGAGACGCGGCTCTCGGTGCGAGGACGACGATAGTGCAGCACGAGCAGGACGCCGCCGGTCACCGCGGCGACCGCACCGACGCCGAGGCCCACGAAGGCCACCTTCTGAAAGGTCTTGCCGCGCGACTCCTTGCCCGCCACCTCGGAGAACTCCCGGCCGGCGAGGTTGTCCTCCTCGAGCGCGCTGGCGTTGGCCTTGGCCAGACCGCCCATGATGGCGCCTACGACGAGCAGCACGCCCCCCGCGCCGAGGGTCGTCCACCCGGCGATCCCGAGGGCTCCGCGCCGCGGAGCCGGCGCCTCCGTCACCCGGGTCTGTCGTCGCGAGGCCTCGAGCTGGCGTCGCTCCTCCTCGAGGCGCGCACGGTCGGCCGCCACGCGGTCCCGCTCGGCCTTCTTCTTCTCCCAGGTGCGGCGCAGGTTCTCGACCCGCGAGCGGACCTGGCGCTCCACCTCCTCGCCGGGCTTCGAGGCCACGTAGGCCTCGAAGTTCTTGATCGCCTCGTCCTCGCGTCCGAGCGACTCGTAGCAGCGCGCCATGTTGTAGAGCAGCGCCGGCTTCTTCGAATAGCCGTAGGCCTGCTGAAACTGCTTGAGCGCCCCCTCGTAGTCGGCCCGGTTGTAGAGCTCTTCGCCGAGCGTGAAGTACTTCTTCGCCAGATCCTCGTCGCCCGCGGCGCGAGCCACCGACGACAGGCTGGCCACCACCAGGACCATCCCCATCCCCATCCAACGCATCGAAGCCTTCATGGCCTCACTCTACACACCGTGGCGGGCAGCATCAACGCCCGTCGCGGCGCGCGTTCATGGGCGCGGTGCGGCGCCTTGCACGCTCCTTGTCGGCATGCGATACCCAGGCGTCAACCATCGGACTATTTCAAGGAGTGGATGATGCGTACCTTCTTTCTCGTCGGTGGAGTGATGCTCGCGGTGGCGGCGGGGTGCAAGAGCGGTAACCCTCAGGGCGGTGCCCCGACCACGGGGGCGCCTCCGGCGGCGGCGCCGGCTCAGCCCGTGGGGGGCGAAGGAGCGGCGCCCGCGGCGGCCTTCGACAGCGCGCCTCCGGCCGGCACCAAGGCCAAGTGCCCCGTGTCGGGGGAGACCTTCACGGTCGCGGCGGACTCCCCGCGCTCGGAGCACGGGGGCAAGCACTACGCCTTCTGCTGTCCGCCCTGCAAGACCAAGTTCGACGCCCAGCCGACGAGCTTCATCAACAAGTAGCGCGCGCGTCCCGCCCGTCCGTGCGCGTCGCCGCGGCCTACTCGACGTCGGCGATCAGGATCGGCGGGTGGTGCAAGACCGAGATCTCGGGGCTCGCGCCCACGTAGCCCTTGGCCATCGCCAGGGCCTCGGCCATCGTGTCCGCGCGCTCCCAGCCGAGGATCTCCGGCACGTGGGCGTTGATCGCCCCGGCCACGATCACCTTCCCCACGTGCTGGCGCCCGTTCTCGCCCCAGTACCACATGAAGAAGGGGTGCGCGCCGTGGTAGGCGTTGCCGCGCCGGTACATCTGGACGTAGCTCGGGTTGTGGGCGAACTCGAGCTCGTACTTCTCGCGCAGCGTCACCGCGTCGCGCGTCTCGGGGAGCAGCCGGTTGAAGAACTCGATGTAGCTCGGGTGGTGGTCGTGGTCGAACTCGTCGTAGCAGGGGTGCGCGAGGACGAGGACCCCCCCCTTCTTGAGCAAGGGCTTGCCCCGGTACATGTTGTGGAAGTAGCCGAGCCCCATCACCTGCACCAGGATCGGGTTCAGGATCGAGTTCACGTTGTAGGGCGAGATGTACGGGATCCCCGAGACGAGGATGTCGCACTGCCCGCGCACCTTCACCGCGTATTGATCGAAGCAGCGGGCCAGGATCTTCTCGTGCACGGGCTCCGTCGCGCCGGCGTGGCAGGCGATGAGCTCGTAGCTCGCGGGGACCGAGTGCATCAGCTTGCGCTTCGCCGCGCGCGGTAGCTTCGACAGCGTCCACTTGAGGCCCTCGAACTTCAGCCGGTCGAGCTCGGTGAAGTCGTCCTCCTGCTTCATCAGGAAGTCCATCTGGCCCTTGTACATGCGGTTGTTCAGGGCCGTCTCGATATGGAAGACCTTCAGGTGCTGGTCGACGAGGCGACCGATGCGGTTGCACTTCTTGGCCAGCATCGAGCGGGCCGGATCCATGTAGCCGTCGCTCGCGCGAATCGTGTGGGGCTCGTGGTGGGCCCGCACCGTCTCGTAGTTGCAGAGCCCCACGCCCACGGACTTGTGCCCGCCGTCCATCGGCACGAGGTTCAGATTCAGGTAGATCGTCAGGTCCGATTCCACGGCCCGGCGGTTCAGCCAGACCGGCTCGTCGTGGTCCGTCTTGCCGAGGAAGACCATCCCGTCGGGGTCCTCCGCGTCGTGGTTGTAGAGCCGGTCCGGGTGATAGGCGTCGAAGATCTTGGCCCCCACCATGCGCTTCAGCTCGGCGTCGGTCATGCGGCGGTGCAGCGAGGTGGCGACGATCAGGTGCACGTCGTCCACGCCGTAGTTCGCGAGCAGCTCGAGCACGATCTCGAGCATGGTCTGGCGCAGGTCGGGGGTGGCCATGGGCGGCAGCGGGAGGCTGATGTCGTCCATGGCGATGGTCACCTTCATCCCCGGCTCGAGCTGGGCGAAGAGGGGGTCCATCTGTTCGGGGTGGTTGAGCGCGTGGCGGATTGCGGCCCCCGCGTTCGGCAGGCCCTGGATCGGCGGCTTGGGGTAGATGACGCGCGTCCCGACGGGGAAGTCCTCGAGCCAGAAGTCCTCCCCGTAGTAGACGATGCGTGGGGCGGAATCCTTATCGATGTAGACCACCTGCTCGTCCAGCTTGCGGCGGGGCAGGGCTCTCATGGGCATCGGGCAGACCTCGACGGGTGACGTGGGCCCGCAGGCATTAGCAGCCTCGGGGCGCGGCCGTCAACCTGCGCGTCGTCTGCGCGTCGCCTGCGAGGCGTCCGGCGGGCGCGACGCCCCCTGACGGGATGGATCGCGGCCCAGGTGACCGTGGCTAGCAGAAGCGGCCGAGCCCCGCGTTGTAGCAGCAGTTGCGGTTCGCGCCGCAGACCCAGCCGGCGTAGCACTGGCAGCCGTCGAAGGCCGTGCCGCAGGTCGCGCAGGTATCGCCGTTCTTGCCGCAGTGGGCGTCCGTGGCTCCGAGGTGGCAGTCCGCGCCGGTCCAGCACTGGTCGGGCGCGCAGATCGTCTTGCACTGGCCGTTCTGGCAGCGCTTCGACCCGGTGCACCGGTCCCCGCAGTCGCCGCAGTTCTCGTCGGTGCCGAGGGTCGTGCAGGTCGCGCCGCAGAGCTTCTGGCTGCCCGAGCAGCGGCAGCCCCCGCTCTGGCAGGTCGCGCCTCCCGTGCAGGTGTCGCCGCAGCGGGCGCAGTGCGCGTTCGAACCGAGCTGCACCTCGCAGCCGTTCGTCGCGAAGTTGCCGTCGCAGTTGCCGTAGCCGGAAAGGCAGCCGCAGGCGCCGAGCGTGCAGGCCGCGTGGGCCCCGCAGGTCAGGCTCGCGCAGGGGTCGGCGTCGGTTTTCGGCGGGCCCTTGTCTCCGACGGGGGAGGGGCCGTCCGGGGCGCGAAGGTCGCCGCTCGGGCGAGGTCCGTCCCCCGCGTCCACGGGGCGGCCGTCGCTCGCCGGGCCGTC from Deltaproteobacteria bacterium includes these protein-coding regions:
- a CDS encoding YHS domain-containing protein, with amino-acid sequence MMRTFFLVGGVMLAVAAGCKSGNPQGGAPTTGAPPAAAPAQPVGGEGAAPAAAFDSAPPAGTKAKCPVSGETFTVAADSPRSEHGGKHYAFCCPPCKTKFDAQPTSFINK
- a CDS encoding DUF2088 domain-containing protein: MPMRALPRRKLDEQVVYIDKDSAPRIVYYGEDFWLEDFPVGTRVIYPKPPIQGLPNAGAAIRHALNHPEQMDPLFAQLEPGMKVTIAMDDISLPLPPMATPDLRQTMLEIVLELLANYGVDDVHLIVATSLHRRMTDAELKRMVGAKIFDAYHPDRLYNHDAEDPDGMVFLGKTDHDEPVWLNRRAVESDLTIYLNLNLVPMDGGHKSVGVGLCNYETVRAHHEPHTIRASDGYMDPARSMLAKKCNRIGRLVDQHLKVFHIETALNNRMYKGQMDFLMKQEDDFTELDRLKFEGLKWTLSKLPRAAKRKLMHSVPASYELIACHAGATEPVHEKILARCFDQYAVKVRGQCDILVSGIPYISPYNVNSILNPILVQVMGLGYFHNMYRGKPLLKKGGVLVLAHPCYDEFDHDHHPSYIEFFNRLLPETRDAVTLREKYELEFAHNPSYVQMYRRGNAYHGAHPFFMWYWGENGRQHVGKVIVAGAINAHVPEILGWERADTMAEALAMAKGYVGASPEISVLHHPPILIADVE